A segment of the Candidatus Microthrix subdominans genome:
CGCAGATGATCTCGGGCGGCGGACAGGCCAACACCTTCCCCAACGTGCTGGCCACCGCCCGACGCCTGGGCCGCACCGACGACCCGGTCGTGCGCCAGGAGTTGGCGCGCGTCTGGGGCAACGAGGCGATCCTGAAGTACCTGCAGCTCCGTCTGCAGAGCGCGATCACGCACGAACGTTGGGGCGACATGCTGCACGGCTCGCTGCTGAAGAACGCCTTCACCCGGGCGTTGGCACATCGCACCACCCTGGCCGTCGACCTCGAGGGGGCCGAAGGCATGTTGTGGGACGACGCGGAGGGCAACGGGTTCTGGCAGTACCAGTGCCTCAACCAGTTTGCTGCCCGCATCGGCGGCGGCACCGAGGAGGTTCACCGCAACAACCTGTCCGAGCAGGCGCTCGGGTTGCCACGGGAACAACGTAGCGACCTGGACGTGCCCTGGTCGCAAACAACGAGGTCCTGACTGCCGAGGTGCGGTGTTGACACCGGCCCGCACGGCGCAGCGTGAACACAGAGAGGGGTTGAACATGGGAATGTTGGACGGTAAGCGGGCGGTGGTGACCGGCGTGGGGCCGGGGCTGGGCACCGAGATGGCGTTGGGCCTGGCGCGGGAGGGCGCCGACGTGGCGCTGGTGGCCCGCTCCGAGCGGGTGACCCCCGAAGTGGCGGCCGAGATCGAGGCGATGGGGCGCCGGGCACCGACCGTGTCGGCCAACATCATCGACACCGACGACGTCGCCCGCATGGTAGACGAGGTGGGCGAGGCGTTCGAAGGGCGGGTGGATGTGCTGGTCAACTCGGCGTTCCGTAGCGGCGACTTCACCTCGTTCGCCGACGCCGATCTGGACCGCTGGCGCAAGATCACCGAGGTGAACCTGTGGGGCGGGCTCAGCGTCACCCAGGCCATGTTGCCGCTGCTCGACCGGGCGGTTGACGAATCCGACGATGCCCGGGTCATCATGGTCAACACGATGTCGATCCAGCGCATCCAGGCTGGTTCTGGGGCCTATGCGGCATCCAAGGGGGGGCTGGCCGGGGCGACCCAGGTGATATCCCGCGAGCTTGGGCCTCGCGGCATCCGGGTGAACTCGGTGCATCCGGGCTATATCTACGGTGACTCGGTGCGGATCTACTTCGAGATGCAGGCCGAGGCTCGAGGCGAAGGGGTCACCCCAGAGGACGTCTACGCCGAGATGGCCTCCGAGACCGCTCTCGGCTACCTCCCGACGCCTGCCGAGATCGCCGGGACGGTCGTCTTCCTCGCGTCGCCGCTGGCCAAGCCGATCACGGGCGCCGCCATCCCGGTCAACTGCGGCCATTGGATACCCGGGCTCACCTGATCTGGCTTCGAAGTGGGTGTGAGGTTTGCCCTGGCGGGCCGCGGCAGGCGCGTGAGGGACAAACCGCCCGGGAAATCGGACCTGACTGCTCGCAGGTCCTAATCTGACGGGTCGTCAGGTCGGTCGATCGAGAGGGTTTCACCATGTCGGGTATCTGTGAGGGACGAGTGGTGATCATCACCGGTGCGGGCCGAGGGCTGGGCCGGGCCCATGCTCTGGAGTTCGCTCGGCAAGGCGCGGCGGTGGTCGTCAACGACGTCGGGGTGGCCCAGGACGGGTCCGATCCCAGCGCCACTCCCGCCCAAGAGGTGGTCGACGAGATCGTCGCTGCCGGTGGGCGAGCTGTGACGAGCACCGATGATGTCGCCGACTGGGACGGCGCCGAGGCGTTGATCGCCACCGCCGTCGACACCTTCGGTGGCCTCGACACACTGGTGAACAACGCAGGCATCGTTCGCGATCGGATGTTCGTGTCCGCCCAGCCCGACGAGTGGGACGCGGTCATGCACGTTCACCTGCGCGGCCACTTCGCCCCTGCCCGCCACGCGGTCAACTACTGGCGGGCCCAGGCCAAGGAGGGCAACCAGCGGGCGGCCCGTATCATCAACACCTCGTCGGGTGCCGGGTTGATGGGGTCGGTCGCCCAGGCCGCCTACTCGGCCGCCAAGGCCGGAATCGCCACCCTCACGCTGGTGCAGGCGGCCGAACTGGGTCGCTACGGCATCACCTCCAACGCGCTCGCCCCGTCGGCCCGCACCCGCATGACCGAGGAGGCCTTTCCCGAGATGATGGCCGCCCCGACCGATGCCAGCTTCGACGCCATGGACCCGGCCAACGTGTCCCCGCTGGTCGCCTGGTTGGGCTCTGATCTCTCCGGCGACGTCACCGGTCGCGTGTTCGAGTCCGAGGGCGGCAAGGTCGGCATCGCCGAGGGATGGCGCCACGGCCCGTCCGAGGACAAGGGAGCCCGCTGGGAAGCCGCCGAGCTCAGCGACGTCATCGCTCGGCTGCTCGTTGCGGCGGAGACCCCGACGCCGGTCTACGGCGCGCAGTAGCCGGTCATCGGGATTGGGTCGTCGGGGTCCGGCCCTCGACATCCGGCCCTCGACATCTGGCCTCAGATGGCGGGTCAGGCGCCGCCGAAGGACCTGGCGTGCGGGCCTCGACCGATCGTCAGAAACCCGTCTTCGGCGCCAATCGACAGGATCGAGTTGCGGCTGCCAATCGACAGGATGGAGCGGTAGGAACCGATCGAAAAGATCGATCCCAGCGAGCCGACCGACACCAGCGAGGCGATCGAGCCCGCGGATAGGGCGCTGGCGATCGAACCGGCGGATAGGGCGCTGGCGATCGAACCGACCGACCTGGTGGTGGCGATGGATCCCGCCGAGTCGATCGACGCGATCGACCCGGAGGAGCGTCCGGACCCATCGGAGGGCCCTCTGCCGGTTGGCTCGGCGCCACCGGGCCGAGCGGACGGCCCGCTGGCCGCAAGCGGACGTCCTACAGAGCTGCGCCCTGCGTCATCTGCGGGCCCGTCGGCTTCGCTGGGCGCCTCGGCCCGGCTGAGGCCGTCGCCCTCATAGTCGTAGATCTCGGTCGCTTCATGCTCGTGCGACTTGGCGTCGAACGAGTAGACGCTGGCGTCTGCCGAATCTGAGTCGACGTCGTCGTCCAGACCGTCGAGTTCGCGCAACACCAGGTTGACGACCTCGCCATCGAGTTCGGCGTCAGGATCGGGATCGACCGCCGGCTCGCCCGTCCTGGGCGCCTGGAACGATGGGTGGGACGACCTGCCACTCGGGGGGACACCTGAATCTCCGGGGAGTTTGGACACGTCCGCTCCGTTCCATCTGGCCAGTACGCGATGGCCGCTGCATCCATCCTTGCCTATCCGACACGGACGCGACGTCTGAAATGTATTCATCAAATCTCGTAGCGACAGGTTGGTCAGCGGGAGTCGAACCGATGGGCCGCTGACGGCGGTGAGTAGGTCAGTTCCGCCTGAACCGGCGTCGCTTCGGGGGCTGTTTTTCAACCAGTGTCCGAGCCCACTCCGGATTGTGGGTGGCGATCAGATTGAGCACCTGGGCCGGGCGGGGGTTGACCAGGTAGTCACCGCCGAAGCCGACGGTGGGTACCGTTTCACTGCCCCCGGTGGCCCGGCGCACCACAGCGGCGGCGCCCGGCTCGTCCCAGATGTTCAGCGCATCCATGGCGATGCCGGCCCGGTCGAGCGAGTGCTTCAGCGACATGCAGAAGGGGCAGCCGGGTCGCCAGTAGAACTCGACAACCCGGCCGGCCACCTCGCCGGTGTCCGGCTCGGCCGCCGCGGTCTCGGAGTGGTCGGTGTGGTGACGGTCGGTCATCTGAGAGTCCTCGAGGTAGGGGTTCGGCCGGCGGTCGCCGCGAGCAGCGGTGCGCCCGACCGCGGCTTGAAGCGTGCGGTCAACGTAACCCGATCGGAACGCCCGACATTCCCGTCAGCGCTTCCCCCGGGACACCGATCGACTAGAAAACGGGCGCGGGGATGATGGGGAGTCCTCGCCAGCGACGCAGAGGGGGCGCGATGGGCGACGGGACAATCGATCAGGACCGGATCGGAGGTGCCGCCAAGCTGTCGGCGGACAAGTTCACCACGACCACGCGCGACCCGGATCAGCTCGGACGCCGTATCGGTGACTGGTTGGGGACGAAGCTTGGGAAGGGGTCGAACCCAACGGTTTTTGAGGTCTCCAAGCCGGAAGGCAACGGCATGTCGTCGGAGACGCTGCTGTTCAGCGCCCGCTGGCGCGACGGCGCCGATGTGGTCGAGCGGCGCCTGGTGGCCCGCATCCAGCCCGAACTCGACAAGGTGCCGGTCTTTTCCTCCTACGACCTGCGGCTGCAGTTTGACGTCATGGCATTGGTGGGCGGTGCCACCGACGTGCCCGTGCCCGAGGTGCTGTGGTTCGAGGGCGACGGCTCGGTGATCGGCGCACCGTTCTTCGTCATGGCGCGCTCCGCAGGAGACGTGCCGCCCGACGTGATGCCGTACACGTTTCCGGACAGCTGCTGGCTCAACGGGGCGTCGACCGTCGATCAGGCTCGCCTGCAAGGGTCGGCGGTCGAGGCGTTGGCCGCACTGCACGAGCTGGGCCCCGAGACCCATGACCTCGACTTTCTCGCCCCGGAGCGACCGGGCGAGACGTCCCTCGAACGCCACCTGGCGGCGTGGCAGGACTACCTCGATTGGGCCACCCACGACGAGCGTTCGCCCCTGCTCGACGAGTGCTTCGCCTGGCTTCGAGCCAACCTGCCGGCCGAGGGCATCGACACCGGCCCGCCCCGCCTCAGCTGGGGGGATGCCCGCATCGGCAACATGATGTTCGTCGACTTCGAGGTGGCCGCCGTACTCGACTGGGAGATGGCGTCGATCGCCCCGCCAGAGGTCGACCTCGGCTGGATGACCTACCTGCATCGGTTCTTTGACGACCTCACCGTCGACCTCGGGGCCGAGGGTATGCGGCAGTTCATGCGCCCGGCCGACGTGGTCGCCACCTACGAGGCGGCCTCGGGTCGGACCGTGGGCGACCTGCGCTGGCACATGGCCTATGCGGCGATGCGCCACGGGGTGATCATGCGCCGGGTCACCGAGCGGTCGATCCACTTCGGTGAGGCGGTGCGCCCCGAGTCGATCGACGATCTGATCATCCATGGGGCGACGCTGCGGTCGATGCTCGACGGCACCTACTGGGACGACGTCGGGTTTTAGGGGGGGCGCTTGCCAGGGTGACCGCCTGGCGGTTCGAATCGGCTGAGCGCTCCGCCAGGTGTCGCCGGTCGTCTTGGGAACACCGGTATCGTGGTTCCGTGCTTTCCCCCAGACGGTCCCTCTCGCGGCGCATCGGTTTCGGTGCCATCGTCATTTCCGTGTTGCTGTTCGCCTCGTGTGGCGACGAATCCTCCGCTGACGCCGAGCCGGCCGCCGTCGATGCCGGCGCCTCCGATGCCGCGCCCAAGGACGCCACGCTGATCGCCATCGAAAAGCGTGGCGCACCCGAGGTGGAGGTGCCGGACAAGCCGGCCACCGAACTCGAGGTCATCGACCTGGAGGAGGGAACCGGCGACGAGGTGGGCCCCGGCGCCACGATCACCGCGCACTACATCGGCGTCGGCCAGGCATCCGGCAAGAAGTTCGATTCGTCCTGGGATCAGGACCAGCCGGCGACGTTCTCGCTCGACGGGGTGATCCCCGGGTGGACCGAGGGCCTGGTCGGCATGAAGGTGGGCGGTCGGCGAGAGCTGATCATCCCGGGAGCCCAGGCTTACAGCGATCAGCCGCCCGAGGGGTCGGGCATTGAACCGGACGAAACGCTGGTGTTCGTCATCGACCTGGTGCGCATCGATGATCCCGGCCCCGCAATCGACGCGAAGGCCCAGGCCGCCGCCCAGGAGCGAGGCGAACCCAAGATCCAGGTTCCAGATCCCCTGCCCACCGAGCTGACGGTGACCGACGATGTTGAGGGCACCGGCGACGAGGTGAAGAAGGGCGACGAGGTGACCGTCTCCTACGCGGGGGCCAGCGCCTCGACCGGGACCATCTTCGACTCGTCCTGGGAGCGCGGACAACCGGTCACGTTCAAGCTCGACGAGGTGATTCCCGGATGGGGCGAGGGGCTGGTCGGCATGAAGGTTGGCGGTCGGCGCACGCTGGTGATCCCACCGGAGCAGGCGTACGGAGACACGCCTCCGCCAGGGTCGGATATGAAGCCAGGCGAGACGCTCGTGTTCGTCGTCGACCTGGTCGGCATCGGCTGACCGGTCGGCGCCGAGAGTTGCTCGATGCCGCCTGCCCGGCGTGGGTTTCAGGGCATGCCGGCGTGGGGCACGTCGACGGTGGTGGTCAGCAGCACCGCCTCGGTCGCCTCTGCGCGAAGGTGCTCGAAGAAGTCGGGTGCTGCGCAGATCAGCAGCGTGGTGCCGTCCTCGCCGCCCAGCATGCATGCGAACGCTCCCAGCCCCTCGGGCATGGCGATCTCGTCGGTGATCTCGCCACCTTCAGCCACCCGGACGCAGCGGGAACCGATCGCATCGGCAAACCAAATCTGACCCTCGGCATCCAATGTGCAGCCGTCGGGGCCGACGGCGACCATGCCGATCGTCTCGTCGAACGTGCCCAGCGTCGGCGTAGGCGCCAGCTCGGCCCACACCCGCCGGTTGGAGAGCGTGCCGTCGTCCTCGATCGTGAACGCGCTGTAGCGACAGCCGATCGTCTCGCCGACGATCAGCGTCGAACCGTCTGGCGTGATGACGGAGCCGTTGGGGAACATCAGCTCGGCGGCCGCCACGCTGAGCGTGCCGTCCGGGTCGACCCGGATCAGCGGGCTGGCCACCGGATCCTCTCCCGCCATCAGGTCGAAGCCGAATCCGCCCACCCAGGCCCTGCCGATTGCGTCGACCACCATGTCGTTGGCCACCCCGGTCAGCAGCCCGGACAGGTCGGCATGGGTGACCACCGAGCCGTCGGGCTCCTGCCGCAGCACACGCTGGTCCTTCATCGACACCACCAGTAGACGCCCGTCGGGCAGCCAGCCAAGGCCTGACGGTTGGGTGTCGACCTCGAGCACCTGGGTCTGGCGGCCATCGGGAGCCACCCGGTACACCGAGTGGCGGTAGAAGTCCGACACCCACCAGGTGCCGTCGCGCCACCGAGGGCCCTCAAAAAACCTGCCGCCGGTGGTCAAGGTGGTGAGTTCGCGTGCCATGAGGGCACGATAGAACTCCGGAGAGCCGGCCGCCTTGAGCTCTGTTCGTTTCCGACCAGGGTTTGGGAAGTCGGGAGCCGAAACGACCGCCAGGGCGCGCTGTGGGCTCCCCAGTTCGGGAAGGGTTGGGAAGTCGGGAGCCGAAACGACCGCCAGGGCGCGCTGTGGGCTCCCCAGTTCGGGAAGGGTGACTAGACCCCCGGGCGCGCTGTGACTGCTCCCTGGTTTCCGGTGGGCGCACCACGTATTCGGCCGCAGCGTCCCAGACTGATCGGGTGCTCCACTCGCCCGCAGCATCGGCCGTGCTGGTGTTGGCCCGACGCTCGCTGCGTGCCCGGCTCAGCCGGATCGCCGCCACGATCCTCGGTCTGGCCGTCGCGGTTGGCTTTACCGTTGCGGCGTTCGGGGTGGCCGCCCAGTTCGATCGGTTCGTCGGTGCGGGTACCGACCAGGCGGCGGAGGCGACGGATGCGATCCCCAAGGGGGCCGTGGTCATCGCAGCTCCGGCGGGCGGGGCCACCCAGACGACCGCCGTCGACGAGTCCCTCCTGGCGCGGGTGCGGGCCGTCCCTGGGGTGATCGAGGCCAGCGGCAGCTACGACCAGCCAATCGGCGTGCGCCTGCCATCCGGTGCGCAGGACGACGTGCCGGTCGTGTTGCGGGGCCTGGTGTTCACGTCGGCGTGGAGCTCGGACCGATGGCGCGTGGTGGAGGGCGAGGCGCCGACGCTGAACGACCGTCCCAGCGGGGGAGACTTGCCGATAGCGCTCGACGCCGGG
Coding sequences within it:
- a CDS encoding SDR family oxidoreductase, producing MGMLDGKRAVVTGVGPGLGTEMALGLAREGADVALVARSERVTPEVAAEIEAMGRRAPTVSANIIDTDDVARMVDEVGEAFEGRVDVLVNSAFRSGDFTSFADADLDRWRKITEVNLWGGLSVTQAMLPLLDRAVDESDDARVIMVNTMSIQRIQAGSGAYAASKGGLAGATQVISRELGPRGIRVNSVHPGYIYGDSVRIYFEMQAEARGEGVTPEDVYAEMASETALGYLPTPAEIAGTVVFLASPLAKPITGAAIPVNCGHWIPGLT
- a CDS encoding SDR family oxidoreductase is translated as MSGICEGRVVIITGAGRGLGRAHALEFARQGAAVVVNDVGVAQDGSDPSATPAQEVVDEIVAAGGRAVTSTDDVADWDGAEALIATAVDTFGGLDTLVNNAGIVRDRMFVSAQPDEWDAVMHVHLRGHFAPARHAVNYWRAQAKEGNQRAARIINTSSGAGLMGSVAQAAYSAAKAGIATLTLVQAAELGRYGITSNALAPSARTRMTEEAFPEMMAAPTDASFDAMDPANVSPLVAWLGSDLSGDVTGRVFESEGGKVGIAEGWRHGPSEDKGARWEAAELSDVIARLLVAAETPTPVYGAQ
- a CDS encoding NrdH-redoxin; translation: MTDRHHTDHSETAAAEPDTGEVAGRVVEFYWRPGCPFCMSLKHSLDRAGIAMDALNIWDEPGAAAVVRRATGGSETVPTVGFGGDYLVNPRPAQVLNLIATHNPEWARTLVEKQPPKRRRFRRN
- a CDS encoding phosphotransferase family protein, translating into MGDGTIDQDRIGGAAKLSADKFTTTTRDPDQLGRRIGDWLGTKLGKGSNPTVFEVSKPEGNGMSSETLLFSARWRDGADVVERRLVARIQPELDKVPVFSSYDLRLQFDVMALVGGATDVPVPEVLWFEGDGSVIGAPFFVMARSAGDVPPDVMPYTFPDSCWLNGASTVDQARLQGSAVEALAALHELGPETHDLDFLAPERPGETSLERHLAAWQDYLDWATHDERSPLLDECFAWLRANLPAEGIDTGPPRLSWGDARIGNMMFVDFEVAAVLDWEMASIAPPEVDLGWMTYLHRFFDDLTVDLGAEGMRQFMRPADVVATYEAASGRTVGDLRWHMAYAAMRHGVIMRRVTERSIHFGEAVRPESIDDLIIHGATLRSMLDGTYWDDVGF
- a CDS encoding FKBP-type peptidyl-prolyl cis-trans isomerase: MEKRGAPEVEVPDKPATELEVIDLEEGTGDEVGPGATITAHYIGVGQASGKKFDSSWDQDQPATFSLDGVIPGWTEGLVGMKVGGRRELIIPGAQAYSDQPPEGSGIEPDETLVFVIDLVRIDDPGPAIDAKAQAAAQERGEPKIQVPDPLPTELTVTDDVEGTGDEVKKGDEVTVSYAGASASTGTIFDSSWERGQPVTFKLDEVIPGWGEGLVGMKVGGRRTLVIPPEQAYGDTPPPGSDMKPGETLVFVVDLVGIG
- a CDS encoding SMP-30/gluconolactonase/LRE family protein: MARELTTLTTGGRFFEGPRWRDGTWWVSDFYRHSVYRVAPDGRQTQVLEVDTQPSGLGWLPDGRLLVVSMKDQRVLRQEPDGSVVTHADLSGLLTGVANDMVVDAIGRAWVGGFGFDLMAGEDPVASPLIRVDPDGTLSVAAAELMFPNGSVITPDGSTLIVGETIGCRYSAFTIEDDGTLSNRRVWAELAPTPTLGTFDETIGMVAVGPDGCTLDAEGQIWFADAIGSRCVRVAEGGEITDEIAMPEGLGAFACMLGGEDGTTLLICAAPDFFEHLRAEATEAVLLTTTVDVPHAGMP